The following proteins are co-located in the Streptomyces sp. NBC_00435 genome:
- a CDS encoding chaplin, producing MSRVLKSVGLALAVGIAVVGGASAASADAGASGAAIGSPGVLSGNLIQVPIHIPINACGNSVSVIGLLNPAFGNTCINS from the coding sequence ATGTCCCGTGTTCTTAAGAGTGTCGGCCTCGCGCTCGCAGTAGGCATCGCCGTTGTCGGTGGCGCGTCCGCCGCATCCGCCGATGCCGGAGCCTCCGGCGCGGCCATCGGCTCTCCGGGTGTCCTGTCGGGAAACCTGATCCAGGTTCCGATCCACATCCCGATCAACGCATGCGGCAACAGCGTCAGCGTGATCGGCCTGCTCAACCCCGCCTTCGGCAACACCTGCATCAACAGCTGA
- a CDS encoding peroxiredoxin, translating into MAGVPELGSVVGDFALPGGELIGSSFERRDFELCRQRGKPLVLAFYPGDDTPVCTRQLCSYSGGLESFAAVGAQVWGISPQGVDSHEAFARRHGLRMPLLADEQRVVSRSFGITAPGIGLRRAVFLIAPDGTLYWKHVSLLGVTFQSVAALSRELAAFA; encoded by the coding sequence GTGGCAGGCGTACCCGAACTGGGTTCGGTGGTGGGCGACTTCGCCCTTCCGGGCGGCGAGCTCATAGGCTCATCGTTCGAGCGGCGCGACTTCGAACTGTGCAGGCAGCGCGGCAAGCCCCTGGTCCTGGCCTTCTACCCGGGGGATGACACGCCGGTCTGTACCCGCCAGTTGTGCTCGTACTCCGGAGGGCTGGAGTCGTTCGCCGCCGTCGGTGCGCAGGTGTGGGGCATCAGCCCTCAGGGGGTCGACAGCCATGAGGCGTTCGCGCGGCGCCACGGCCTGCGCATGCCGCTGCTGGCGGACGAACAGCGAGTCGTGAGCCGTTCGTTCGGCATCACGGCTCCCGGGATCGGGTTGCGGCGGGCCGTCTTCTTGATCGCTCCGGACGGCACCTTGTACTGGAAGCACGTCTCCTTGCTGGGGGTCACATTCCAGAGCGTGGCGGCCCTGTCCCGCGAGCTGGCTGCCTTCGCCTGA
- a CDS encoding alpha/beta fold hydrolase: MPRINVSADKGRSVELHFEDYGQGRPVVLVHGWPLSGRSWEPQVGPLVEAGHRVITYDRRGFGSSTQPWEGYDTLAADLDALLTHLDIRDATLVGFSMGGGEVVRYLHNYGSSRVRQAVLAAAVPPYLHKSADNPDGGLDDATITQFEDGVRGDRPAFLEGFVTGFFQAGENTDLVSAPQHRYHVHLAEAASPKGTLDCINAFARTDFRDDLARIDVPTLIIHGTQDAIVPFEVSGKRSHEALPGSTLALIEGAPHGLNLTHAQEFNRHLTDFLAK, encoded by the coding sequence ATGCCGCGCATCAATGTAAGTGCAGACAAGGGCCGCAGTGTCGAGCTCCACTTCGAGGACTACGGCCAAGGCCGCCCAGTCGTTCTCGTCCACGGCTGGCCGCTGAGCGGCCGCTCCTGGGAGCCGCAGGTCGGTCCACTGGTCGAGGCGGGCCACCGAGTGATCACCTACGACCGGCGCGGGTTCGGCTCCTCCACCCAGCCCTGGGAGGGCTACGACACCCTGGCCGCTGACCTGGACGCCCTCCTGACGCATCTCGACATCCGTGACGCCACGCTGGTCGGGTTCTCCATGGGCGGCGGGGAGGTGGTCCGCTACCTCCACAACTACGGCAGCAGCCGCGTCCGCCAAGCTGTCCTCGCCGCAGCGGTGCCTCCCTACCTCCACAAGAGCGCCGACAACCCGGACGGCGGACTCGACGACGCCACGATCACCCAGTTCGAGGACGGCGTCCGCGGCGACCGGCCCGCCTTCCTGGAGGGCTTCGTCACCGGCTTCTTCCAGGCCGGCGAGAACACCGACCTCGTCAGCGCGCCCCAGCACCGCTATCACGTGCACCTGGCGGAGGCGGCCTCACCCAAGGGGACGCTGGACTGCATCAACGCCTTCGCCCGCACCGACTTCCGTGACGACCTCGCCCGGATCGACGTCCCCACCCTGATCATCCACGGCACCCAGGACGCCATCGTGCCCTTCGAGGTCAGCGGCAAGCGGTCCCACGAAGCCCTGCCGGGCAGCACCCTCGCCCTGATCGAGGGAGCCCCGCACGGACTGAACCTCACTCACGCCCAGGAATTCAACCGGCACCTGACCGACTTCCTCGCCAAGTGA